One Candidatus Methylomirabilota bacterium genomic region harbors:
- a CDS encoding prepilin-type N-terminal cleavage/methylation domain-containing protein — protein MNQGGFTFIEIMIVLAVIGILVTMAQPSFSTSVWRAREATLKEDLFIFRDVIDQYYADQGEYPPTLEALVEMRYLRKIPKDPITATHDTWLVVYAFSELGEEEGIFDVKSGSDMVSLDGTPYTEW, from the coding sequence GTGAACCAAGGGGGTTTTACTTTTATCGAGATAATGATCGTGCTGGCCGTCATCGGTATCCTCGTCACTATGGCTCAGCCGAGCTTTAGCACCTCGGTATGGCGGGCGAGGGAAGCCACGTTAAAGGAGGACCTGTTCATTTTCCGAGACGTCATTGACCAGTATTATGCCGACCAGGGCGAGTACCCGCCGACGCTCGAAGCGCTCGTGGAAATGCGGTATCTGCGCAAGATCCCGAAGGATCCCATCACCGCGACTCATGACACCTGGTTGGTCGTCTATGCTTTCAGTGAGCTCGGGGAGGAAGAGGGGATCTTCGATGTCAAGAGCGGGAGTGACATGGTGAGCCTAGACGGCACCCCCTATACCGAATGGTGA
- a CDS encoding type II secretion system protein, whose amino-acid sequence MTTLKHKKRWGRSGFTLVELLITIALLGVLASVAMPLVEATVTRTKEIELRRSLRRMREGIDRFKLDYDKAKQNAKDAKEIFKELVRTDRTGYPLTLEEMVETKTLRRIPKDPMSEDGEWGTRSYSDGLKSILTDGRDVYDVASTSTATALDGSTYDTW is encoded by the coding sequence ATGACCACCTTGAAACACAAGAAAAGATGGGGCAGGTCAGGCTTCACTTTGGTGGAGCTTTTGATCACGATCGCGTTGCTTGGCGTGTTGGCCTCGGTGGCGATGCCGTTGGTAGAGGCAACCGTCACGCGGACCAAAGAGATCGAGCTCCGACGATCGCTCCGCCGGATGCGCGAAGGCATCGATCGGTTCAAGCTGGACTACGACAAGGCGAAGCAGAACGCCAAAGATGCGAAAGAGATCTTCAAGGAGCTCGTCAGGACCGATCGCACCGGCTATCCGCTCACCCTAGAAGAGATGGTCGAGACCAAGACCCTCCGCCGCATCCCCAAAGACCCGATGAGCGAAGATGGCGAGTGGGGCACACGCTCTTACTCCGACGGCTTGAAGTCAATTCTCACCGATGGGCGAGATGTCTACGACGTAGCCTCGACCAGCACGGCGACCGCTCTGGACGGGAGCACCTATGACACCTGGTAG